In Streptomyces ambofaciens ATCC 23877, a single genomic region encodes these proteins:
- a CDS encoding ABC transporter permease, producing the protein MSATQTKDADERILQASPLRKLLGRPELGSVVGAIAVFLFFAFFADSFLHAASLSTVLYAASTIGIMAVPVALLMIGGEFDLSAGVMVTSSALVSSMFSYQMTANVWVGVAVSLLVTLAIGAFNGYMLTRTKLPSFIITLGTFLMLTGLNLGFTKLIDGTVSTKTIADMEGFPSARDVFASTLTLGGVGFKVTILWWLALVAVASWILLRTRAGNWIFAVGGNKDAARAVGVPVTRTKIGLYMGVALGAWISGQHLLFSYDVVQSGEGVGNELIYIIAAVIGGCLITGGYGSAVGSAVGALIFGMTSKGIVFAEWNPDWFKFFLGAMLLLATLLNAWVRKRAEATK; encoded by the coding sequence ATGAGCGCCACGCAGACGAAGGACGCTGACGAAAGGATTCTGCAGGCCTCTCCGCTGCGGAAACTGCTGGGCCGCCCCGAGCTCGGCTCCGTCGTGGGCGCGATCGCCGTCTTCCTCTTCTTCGCCTTCTTCGCCGACAGCTTCCTGCACGCCGCCAGCCTCAGCACGGTGCTCTACGCCGCCTCCACGATCGGCATCATGGCCGTCCCGGTGGCGCTGCTGATGATCGGCGGCGAGTTCGACCTGTCGGCGGGCGTCATGGTGACCTCCTCGGCCCTGGTGTCGTCGATGTTCAGTTACCAGATGACCGCCAACGTCTGGGTCGGCGTGGCCGTGTCGCTGCTGGTCACCCTGGCGATCGGCGCCTTCAACGGCTACATGCTCACCCGCACGAAGCTGCCCAGCTTCATCATCACGCTCGGCACCTTCCTGATGCTCACGGGCCTGAACCTGGGCTTCACCAAGCTGATCGACGGCACCGTCTCCACCAAGACGATCGCCGACATGGAGGGCTTCCCCTCCGCCCGGGACGTCTTCGCCTCCACGCTCACCCTCGGCGGCGTCGGCTTCAAGGTCACCATCCTGTGGTGGCTCGCCCTGGTCGCCGTCGCCAGCTGGATCCTGCTGCGTACCCGGGCCGGCAACTGGATCTTCGCGGTGGGCGGCAACAAGGACGCGGCGCGCGCGGTCGGCGTCCCGGTCACCAGGACCAAGATCGGCCTCTACATGGGCGTGGCCCTCGGCGCCTGGATCTCGGGCCAGCACCTGCTCTTCTCCTACGACGTCGTCCAGTCCGGCGAGGGCGTCGGCAACGAGCTCATCTACATCATCGCGGCCGTCATCGGCGGCTGCCTGATCACCGGCGGCTACGGCAGCGCCGTCGGCTCGGCGGTCGGCGCGCTCATCTTCGGCATGACCAGCAAGGGCATCGTCTTCGCCGAGTGGAACCCCGACTGGTTCAAGTTCTTCCTCGGAGCGATGCTGCTCCTCGCGACCCTGCTCAACGCCTGGGTCCGCAAGCGCGCGGAGGCCACCAAGTGA
- a CDS encoding ATP-binding cassette domain-containing protein, which yields MTQPESRTPLVELSGVSKHYGNVRALEGVSLQVHAGEITCVLGDNGAGKSTLIKIISGLHQHDGGTLSLEGEETRLSSPREALDRGIATVYQDLAVVPLMPVWRNFFLGSEPRKGVAPFKRMDVDHMRRTTRAELLRMGIDLRDVDQPIGTLSGGERQCVAIARAVHFGAKVLVLDEPTAALGVKQSGVVLKYVAAARDQGLGVVLITHNPHHAYLVGDRFVLLKRGAMVGNHERQDITLDELTRQMAGGTELDDLRHELERR from the coding sequence GTGACGCAGCCCGAAAGCCGTACGCCGCTCGTGGAGCTGTCCGGCGTCAGCAAGCACTACGGGAACGTCCGCGCCCTGGAGGGCGTGTCCCTCCAGGTGCACGCGGGCGAGATCACCTGCGTGCTCGGCGACAACGGCGCCGGCAAGTCCACCCTCATCAAGATCATCTCGGGCCTGCACCAGCACGACGGCGGCACGCTGAGCCTGGAGGGCGAGGAGACGCGCCTGTCGTCCCCGCGCGAGGCCCTGGACCGCGGCATCGCCACCGTCTACCAGGACCTGGCCGTCGTCCCCCTCATGCCGGTCTGGCGCAACTTCTTCCTGGGCTCCGAGCCGCGCAAGGGCGTCGCCCCCTTCAAGCGCATGGACGTCGACCACATGCGGCGCACCACCCGTGCCGAGCTCCTGCGGATGGGCATCGACCTGCGCGACGTCGACCAGCCCATCGGCACCCTCTCCGGCGGTGAGCGCCAGTGCGTGGCGATCGCCCGCGCGGTGCACTTCGGCGCGAAGGTCCTGGTCCTGGACGAGCCGACGGCGGCCCTGGGCGTGAAGCAGTCCGGTGTCGTCCTGAAGTACGTCGCGGCGGCCCGCGACCAGGGCCTGGGTGTCGTCCTCATCACCCACAACCCGCACCACGCCTACCTGGTCGGGGACAGGTTCGTCCTGCTGAAGCGCGGCGCCATGGTCGGCAACCACGAGCGGCAGGACATCACCCTGGACGAGCTGACGCGGCAGATGGCGGGCGGAACGGAGCTGGACGACCTGCGCCACGAACTGGAACGCCGCTAG
- a CDS encoding ROK family glucokinase, whose amino-acid sequence MSTYRDFTAPIGSRRAPVLRTVGTRERRSHLTAPRVPTVGIDIGGTKVMAGVVDADGNILEKLRTETPDKSKSPKVVEDTIVELVLDLSDRHDVHAVGIGAAGWVDADRNRVLFAPHLSWRNEPLRDRIAGRLAVPVLVDNDANTAAWAEWRFGAGRGEDHLVMITLGTGIGGAILEDGQVKRGKYGVAGEFGHMQVVPGGHRCPCGNRGCWEQYSSGNALVREARELAAADSPVAYGIIEHVKGSIGDITGPMITELARDGDAMCIELLQDIGQWLGVGIANLAAALDPSCFVIGGGVSAADDLLIGPARDAFKRQLTGRGYRPEARIVRAQLGPEAGMVGAADLARLVARRFRRAKRRRVERYERYERFAEARRTSRESL is encoded by the coding sequence ATGAGCACCTACCGCGACTTCACCGCCCCCATCGGCTCCCGCCGCGCCCCGGTCCTGCGCACCGTGGGCACGAGGGAACGCCGCTCACACCTGACGGCACCCCGCGTGCCCACGGTCGGCATCGACATCGGCGGCACGAAAGTCATGGCGGGCGTCGTCGACGCCGACGGCAACATCCTGGAGAAGCTCCGCACGGAGACCCCGGACAAGTCCAAGAGTCCCAAGGTCGTCGAGGACACCATCGTCGAGCTGGTCCTGGACCTCTCCGACCGGCACGACGTGCACGCCGTCGGCATTGGCGCGGCGGGCTGGGTCGACGCCGACCGCAACCGCGTGCTGTTCGCGCCCCACCTGTCCTGGCGCAACGAGCCGCTGCGCGACCGCATCGCCGGCCGCCTCGCGGTCCCCGTCCTGGTCGACAACGACGCCAACACCGCCGCCTGGGCGGAGTGGCGCTTCGGCGCCGGCCGCGGCGAGGACCACCTCGTGATGATCACGCTCGGTACCGGCATCGGCGGCGCGATCCTGGAGGACGGGCAGGTCAAGCGGGGCAAGTACGGAGTCGCCGGCGAGTTCGGCCACATGCAGGTCGTGCCCGGCGGACACCGCTGCCCGTGCGGCAACCGCGGGTGCTGGGAGCAGTACAGCTCCGGCAACGCGCTGGTCAGGGAGGCCCGGGAGCTGGCCGCCGCGGACTCGCCGGTGGCGTACGGCATCATCGAGCACGTCAAGGGCAGCATCGGCGACATCACCGGCCCGATGATCACCGAGCTGGCCCGCGACGGCGACGCCATGTGCATCGAACTGCTCCAGGACATCGGCCAGTGGCTCGGCGTGGGCATCGCGAACCTCGCGGCCGCGCTCGATCCCTCCTGCTTCGTCATCGGCGGTGGCGTCAGCGCCGCCGATGACCTGCTGATCGGCCCCGCGCGGGACGCCTTCAAGCGTCAGCTCACCGGCCGCGGCTACCGCCCGGAGGCCCGCATCGTCCGCGCCCAGCTCGGTCCCGAGGCCGGCATGGTGGGCGCCGCCGACCTGGCCCGCCTGGTCGCCCGCCGGTTCCGCCGCGCCAAGCGGCGCCGGGTGGAGCGCTACGAGCGGTACGAGCGCTTCGCGGAGGCCCGCCGCACGTCCCGGGAGTCACTGTGA